Part of the Pelodiscus sinensis isolate JC-2024 chromosome 15, ASM4963464v1, whole genome shotgun sequence genome is shown below.
TCTAACAATTTAATCCCCCATCACGTGATTAtagtattttaaaagtatatatcAGACATTTTTCTCAATCTTAGATCCTCTTGTGTATAATCTTGTATTGTATGTGATAAGTACAAAATAGACACTAATGGTACAACATActatttattaagtttgcaacaAAATAGACACTGAATATATCAGCCTACATTTTCAGCTAAATTAACATCATAATTGACTCTTAGCCCTTGTCTGTACTTAAGGCTTTGCTAATGGTTGATAAGGATTTATGAAAGCTAGCTACTTGAGTCAAATTTTGTTCTTATGAGAGTAAAACTCAAAGTAACTGAAGGAATGGAAAATATACTTATTTAATACACGGTGAAgaaatgcatattaaaaaaaatcttggtgaCTTATAGCTTTGGCATGAAATTAATTCAactataaaaatggaaaattaCAAGATGACTACCCCATGTGTTAGATAATTCCCAGTCTCTCTTTTGAATGATCTGTGATCACATTGCTGGGCAGAGTTATAGTTGTGCATGCAATCTGATTTCTAATATTTCCTGATTTGTGTTTAATCATGCAATTCTAGTGTTTTTGCATATTTGTTGTATggcataaatatttattttattttttagagtGAACTTAAATATGCCATTTATTTGTAACCCACTTAatactttgtattttgttttattcagAGGTGTGGGTGCCATGGAAATAGTTGCTATGGATATGAAACTGAGAGGAATGTACATAGCAAGACAGTTAAGCTTTTCAGGTGTGACCTTCAAAATTGAAGAAGTTCTACTTTCACAGAACTACATTAAAATGTATAATAAATCTGTAAAACTGGTAAGAAtatattcaatttttaaaaattcatgatAGTTTCAACTGGTCAATGCTGAAAACTTAATGGATGGAAATCATTTGCTTTCCGACTGGGTATAGAGTCTTGATTATACAGTGTAGGTTGCAGTTATAGGAAAAGAATGAAGTCCATTAGCTTTGCTGTAGTTctattatatttgtttttttctttgaaaaagggAATTGCTCCTACTCTGAAATATGAAAGACTAAAAAtttacttcagaaatttttttaaattagtattCATAATATCACAACAGAGTTCAAGATTTATACTACATTACTTACTTCCAGTCTTGTGCATAACGAGTGTAAATGACTTCTTATAAAAAATCAGACCTCTTAATCATCAGAAGGAATTCCCATAAAATTGTATAAACTTACAAAAATTTAGTTCAAATGGAGTTGAATTTTAATATACAATCACTCTAATTTTAAAGATCCATCTTTACAAAAAGTAACTAACAGGGACTTTTTATAACTCACTTAACTCTTGGCTTCTGTGATGTTTTCTTCTGCTTACTTGCCTTATATATACTAATACAATATTTCTACATGGAAGAAATAAACATGAGTACTTATATTGGTTGGATTAAATAGTGTATACAATTGCATGTATAAAGATAATCAAGGTCTGTGTTGAGATTCTGTGGTTATATTTAAATTTGCAACGAAGTGTTTGCTTTTTGAGGTTTAGCTTCAAGTTTTGTTTCTGAAGTATTTATGTTGAGCCTGCCTACCTTGGTTAAACTTCAGAACTTCACAGCATTAATTCTGCTGCACAGAACTATCTTGATTATAACAGCCATTTTTCATAGTTAGTCCCTAGTTTCTGGCAGGCAATTATTTATGTTTTCAGAAGAAAGTGTCCAATTACTTCACTCATGAAGTATtatggttagggttgccaggtgtctggttttgaaccggacagtccagtatttgagctttctatttggtaaacaaattgagaaaatataaatgtccggtgttttctaaatgtaatgtgatgtcaagtgtgtccaatatttttcttgaaaccatctggcaaccctatggtaCAGGTTGCCCCTCCCAAAACCAGAGTTCTCTAGTCCAgcaaggaccatggatgttcttggATCAGAGAACCTTCttagcctaatggcaggaggacAATCCAGGAGGGCCTGGGCTGAAGCAGTGGGACTGGGCACaggttggggctggcagcagacccAGACAGCCTGTGGGACTGGGTCAAGGCAGCCCCTGGCAGTGTCGGATCAGGCCAGCAACAGCCCATGACAgtgtgggctggggccagagcctgtgggctgccatggggcaggagcccaAGCCCTTGGCAGCCCATGGCAGTGGGATTGCAGCTAGCAGCAACCCCAGCAGTCCACTGTAGCGTGGGACCAGAGCCCTAGACAGCCTGCAGAAGTAGGGCCAGAGCCTCTGGGTTACTGCGGGGCTGGGACCAAAACCCGAGTCCTCGGCAGCCCAACAAGGGCTAGAgtcagcccccagcagcaggggggtGGAGCCTGTGATAGCCTGCAGCAGTACAGCAGGCAGTCTGGCCTGGGCAAGGGTAGCAAGCCCAACAACCCAGCAGAACTGGTGATAGTCCCCCTGCTCTTCCCGTCAGCTGGCAGCTgagggctgtggcagggaaccttctctagtctggcaagttATCTGGTTTGAGACGATTCAGGTCGCAAGGGTGCCAGATaagagatgtccaacctgtatataCTTAATTTGGTGTTGGACCTTCTGTCAAAAGGCCATTGGTTATTGTATACTCTTGTTCACAATTGCTTTTCAGTTCTCGTAATGTAAAATATTGCATATGTTTCTTTCTTTAGCTGTTACATTCTATTATTATATATCTGTCTACTTTGAAAGGTATGCTATGTaaaacttttgattttttttttttttatcagtggGTGAATGCAAGAGAGAAATTTCAACAAGCAGCTGATCTTATTGATGCAGAACAACGCATGAAAAAGTCCATGTGGGGTCAGTTTTGGTCAGCCCACCAGAGATTTTTCAAGTACCTCTGCATAGCATCCAAAGTCAAAAGGGTGGTACAGCTAGCTCGAGAAGAGATCAAGAATGGGAAAGTAAGTGATTTAAAACTGGTTATAGTTTAGCACATTTCGGAAGCCTCTTTGCGTGTAGTATCACGTAGATTAATGCTAGGAATAAAGCCATTTGTAGAACTAATGTGTTTTGAAGGCATGTCTTTCAGTTTTCTGAGGTTGTTCTTTATAGCAAATCTCTGTTTCTCTCAAGTAAAAAATCATGTTTTTATTATTAGAATTCCATggctttgtgtttttgtttttgtttttctttacagTGTGTTGTTATTGGACTACAGTCCACGGGAGAAGCAAGAACGTTAGAAGCTTTGGAGGAGGGTGGTGGAGAATTGAATGACTTTGTTTCCACAGCAAAGTAAGTCTTACTTTTTTGTTATTGCAGCAGTGCATCTGAATGAATTTTTGTGCCAAAGAATGGGGGGGAGAGACGACCGAAAACACGCTATGTGACCATTCTGCCTACCCCAACTAACAGAGGTCAACGAACATTCattcttaattttgtttttccttacGCAGAGGAGTTTTGCAGTCTCTCATTGAGAAGCACTTCCCAGCTCCTGACAGGAAGAAGCTTTTTAGTTTGCTGGGAATAGATCTGACTGCTCAAAGTAATAATAATTCACCCAGGGACAGTCCTTGTAAGGAGAACAAAATGAAGAAACGGAAAGGTAAAGTGCAAGCTATTCTTCTTATGTATTTGTAATTTATTGAGATAGTAGGAGAACTTGAAATTGCACAGATTAAGTCTTGTAGAATGACCTTGTCTGGGTAAAAATGAGGAGTCATGTGGCATCTTACAGACTACtcgatttatttgggcataagcttttgtgggtaaataCCACTGTCAGATGCATCCAATGAAGTGAttacgaaagcttatgcctaaaATATTCTTTAGAGTGTCACAGGACTTCTAATGAGTGGCAGCTAGAAACAATTAGGATAGCTAATGGAATCTGGTTATTGAAGAATCAAATCTTGTACCTTCTATCTTTTTAATAGTATACATATGAAAGGAAGTTGCAACCTTTGTGATTCACCAGAATTTAAAGATCTAAATTGCATTCTGTTACATTAATGCACCAAAAAGTTGCATTTTAGTACTTAagctcccttttttttccctagtCACTGCAAAGACACTGTGAAAAATAGACTACAGATTTCTAATATCACTTTATTATTTTGGGAAAGAATAGGTGAGGAAATAACTAGAGAAACCAAGAAAGCTCGTAAAACAAGTGGCCTTGCTGGGAGCAGTTCTGATGAGAGTGAAAGTGAGTCTGATGCCTCAGACATCGAAGAAAGTGACAATGAGAGCTCCAAGTTTTTGAGTTCTGGAGATGATGATGACTTTAACCCATTCAGAGATGAATCCAGTGAGGATGACGAAGATGGTAAGATAACATGGATAATCTTAAGAATTTAGCTGTATTTCTGAATAGTGTAtgtcaaaatatttaaaacaattcAGTATGAGAGAAATGGGAGGGAATTTGTAATAAATGTATAGTCTGAAAACATTAGTTCTTCTTTTGATCCTGAAATTACAGTTCTGCAACTGTCATGTGCTTCATGGCTTACATATGACAGTAGTACCTGACACAGcttttaaaagtgttttaaaCTGCTTTTATGACCCAGAATTTAATCAACTGGAAGATTCATAGAATTTGTCATTGTactaaggaaatatttttaattttttttaaatagggaagTGACTTATTTTGAAGATGTCTTGAGTGTTTACTTAATATTTTACTTAACTTTAGATCCCTGGTTAATTAGAAAAGaccacaagaaaaataaagacaaaaaaaagaagaaaagcataGACCCAGATTCCATACAGAGTGCCTTATTAGCTTCTGGTCTTGGATCAAAACGACCTAGCAGTTTTTCTTCCTCTGCTGTTACCACTGCTTCTAGCACCAATACATCAGGTATGAATAAATTTTGGAGCTATCTTTTGAGTTTCTTTACTGTATTCCAGCAATtacaaagcattttaaaaagcttAATTTCTTAAAGAATTGTTTTATCTTTAACTTTTAGCTAACAGCCATACTAACAGCAGCTTTGTAACAAGTCAAGATGCTGTTGAAAGAGCCCAGCAGATGAAAAAAGAATTGCTTGATAAACTGGAAAAATTAGCAGAAGACCTTCCTCCTAATACATTGGATGAACTTATAGATGCACTTGGTGGTCCTGAGAATGTGGCTGAGGTAGGTCCAGAATGACTATTGTGGTGTAGCTGTTTTTCAAGATCTGTTATGATGTGAGCTGTGTTTTAGACTATTAAGATGGTAGGTAAGTCTATTAATTTTGCAGGTCTTTATAACTCCAAATATTATAGAATGAAATGTAAAGATTGGTGGTGAACAGTTTCAGAGAAGAGATCTGAGTAGATAAGGACTGGAAAATATTGCTAGgtttggatttttcagtttaaaatagATAATAGGTATTTCTTCATTGGGTGAAGAATGCTAGCTTCTTTATTTCTTCTCTGTTATTAATTTCCTAACTAGTTAGCTAAAGCTGAGACACTGTATAAAGTCGTATAACTGTGCTACTCTTCCTTTATTCTGGGTTTATCTCCCCCAAAATCcgggcagaaaaggatctagagtGGAGTTGAGgatctggaggtggggggggggtataATTGTTTTATACACTAGTGCTAAGGACCTCTCTCCTTTAGGCTGCCTGTCTATCCAACCGACATTTTCCTTGTTCTTTTAGTTCATAAGAGATCCTGTTACTTTTAGGGAAGTTCTTTAGAGTTCTAGTTCCTTTGTTTTGGTGCTCCTTAAATTCCTCCTCTTATTCCTTCACCACCCATTTTTGTGGTATTCCTAGTTGCCTAGCAGGAGATCACAGCATCAAGCTCTGATTCCTTCACAGCTTTCCATACTTGAATTTACTAAATATTATGGCTTATGTACACGAACAATTAGATCATGGTAAGTTAGTGTCTGAATCTGTCTTGCACAATTAGCCAGTCACAGTCTCTGTCCATCGGCACTCTGCTGATTTGTGTTGTTTTGTTAACATCTTTTGAGCTAGTTCTGTTTCAAAAGGAAGTCAATCTATTCACGTGTTTAGTCCTGCTAGGAGTGCAGttggattggactagatgacctcttgagctcCCTTCTAGTCCTGCAATTCTGTGTATCGGGAGGGTGGACAGACAGACTGACCATGGCAGGTTATTGTAGGGTAAATTCACATCATAGCTTGCTTCTGTCTAATTGTTTGAATAGACAAAGGCTTACACTTGTGAATTTCATGACTTTACTACAGTAATAGTGAAATTCTCTAGCTACTGATGATGCCTCCATTATTGGGCAATAAAAGAAAACTAAGATTGTTTCTCCATTCCTTCTGAATAATCTGTTTTCTTGGGTTGCCTTTTTGATTCTCAAGGTCATTCCCAGATAGGAGTATTGTCCTCCGCTCAATGTTTCATAAGTCAGGCAGCTTCAGTTATAAAATGTATCTTGGTCTTTGGATACTTGCAGTGAATTGTTTGCTGTCTTCTAATGATAGTGTGTGGATAAATAGCACTGATGTTTGAAGTAATTTCATGTGCTGTAATTTCAGCACCTCTGCGATAaggttaaaaatatttatttgttttaaagatgACAGGCCGCAAAGGAAGAGTTGTAAGCAATGATGATGGCAGCATATCTTATGAGTCAAGGTCTGAACTTGATGTTCCTGTTGAAATTCTAAATATCACCGAAAAGCAGAGATTCATGGATGGAGACAAGGTAAGCTACTTTTATGTAACTTCACAGAATTGTTTTATGTTTGAGAAATGTGTAGCAGGTCTGTCCACAAGCTATAGACACTAAACTGTAAAATTGCAGTTCCAGACAAACAATTTAGGAGCATAGTATAATGATCCACAGCATAGTATATTCCACTTTGCTCCTAAAAAGATTTATCAAATACATAACTTTTATGGAATGCCTTGAAGGTCAACAGGCTTTTTCAGCTGGCAATGGGAATTTAACCATCAGTTTTAATAAGCCCTTTCAAATTCAAGTCGATGCTTCTAAAAATCAATCTTCTGATACagcactaatttaaaaaaaatccaaggctCTTCTGCTCCCCTGCTGTGTTCATAAATATATCATCTGGAATACTAGGCAGTACTTGACACCTTCATCGCAAAAAAAGATTGCAGGGAGCTATACAGAAAGATCAATGAGTGACTTGTCATGGAAAAACTTGTGCGGAAAGGCTGCAtatgttttgaaaaaaattgtaattATGTACCTTAGAAAGGAGACTAAAAGATATAATAAAAGTGTAAAATAATAGTACAGAGAAGAGAGATGGGTTTTGTCTTCATTTCATAATAAAAGAACAAGGGAACAACTTTCAGTGAAATGTGACTAGCTAATAGAGAAATACTTTTTTACACAAAATGTAATTTGCTTGAAATTCATTCCCATAGGATATTGTTGAAACAAATGTTCAAATAAGGATTGGATATTTTTATGGAtaaaaaaaataatctaaaaTTGTTAGATATTTTGAAAAGGATATACGAACTGTTTTATCTACCTATTGTGATGTTTCTTGCATCTTCCGCTGAAGTATATGGTGGTGTCCGCTGTCAAAGAACCATGCTTCTGGAAGAGTCTGAGAGCAATATTAGATGTGTTTggatctgtccccctcccccctttatcTCTCCAACCATTTTCCTGTTCTTTTGTCAGTTGTTTTTCTAGTAATAGTGATAGTAACCCTCTCACAGAGCCTGAGTGATGTAGTAGACCCACAACTTAACAAAGAAACAGTTATAGGACTAGGTGCATCTCTGACTTCTTGCTGAGCTCACTTGGCTACACCTGCTCATGTTTCAGTTCCCATGATCTCACCACTCTGGGGATGCAATCAAAACTCTTCTGGTCTGAGACTGGGTTTTCCACAGCAGTACACTATGGCTCAAACTCTGCTTATTTCAAACAGATCCATGTCAGTGTACCTGCAGTTCTTGCCTCTGAGAGCAAAATGGCTTTCTTAAATCAAATGAGAAAAGAGGCTTTAAAACTAGTTGTACATGTATGTCTCTTACCTAACCGCTTACCAGCTTCCTTGAAACATAGGAAGGCCTAGTTTCTTCAGCCCCTTCAATCGATCTACCCCATCAGTAGCTTCCAACAATTGTTTCTACTCTAGATTAAGCAACTTGAAACTGTTGTTAGGCTTTTACAATATGGTAGCCattttggtcccaggatatgagacacAAGGTAGTTAgggcaatatattttattggaccagtttctgATGTTGTAAAGTACCAGCTTTCAAACTACTCAAGAGTTCTTGAGGTCTGAGGAAAGAAACAGACCTGAAGAACTCTTGAGTAGTTTGAAAGTTGTATCTTCCATCAACAGAatctggtccaataaaatatgaATTTTTAGCTACCTCATGTCTGATGCACCTTTTGGTCCCCAGCTTTTGCAGAATAAGCAATAACCAGCTTTTAAACTAAATCCATACATTCATATAGTAAACATTCTAATTATTGGTTCACAGAGGTCCACAGACCGTGTTTTCCACCTGAAAGTTTTACTCTGACCTACCCCTCACTATTTTGCTCAAGTGAGTTGTAACTTAACTTTGCTTTTGCAATTTTGTTACAAGTTGCATGTAAACATTTAAATCTTTTTATCCCATTTTATATAAATAAGTATTTTCACCTGAGAGGACCAAATGGTCCTATACTTTGCTATCAAGCTGCCTTTATCCATTGCAATAGTCTTATAATTTATATAGCTTGTGGTCAGCTGCCACTTTGTAAGAAAAGGGCTTCAGTTGCTATTGGagtttttctccctttctttcaTGAGTGGTTGGCCTACACGCTTGGACACAGCAGAATTGGATGTACATCTTTGCTGTTCTCAGCTTCCAAGGAGGAGTTACTGGGGTAGTATAGTgatagcatttgatgtggaaaaGGATCGTGTGCCTCTGTTGTATTTGTTTAGCCTAAACTCAAGAATATTAAAACTGATTTCCCCCCAAGTGATAAGTACCAAAGCTAGTGCTGTAGCTCCAGTCAGATAGCTATAGGGAATTCCAAAATCAGCTGTCTTTTTCCACAGGTTTGGTCTCAAAATCACTGTTAACTGGCAACTTTTTCTTCTATATAAAAGAACATTGCAATCATCTCAGAAGCTGCCAGCTCAGGTATTTCATTACAAGCAGACCGTAGAGCTAAAAATCAGAGACGGAGAGTGCACATGACTTTGGAGTTACCATGGAGTGCAGATAGAGCAATTCAGCAATTTGGTGAGTAATTGCAGTATTTTAATTTATCAAGTTCAGATGATCTAATGCACTGGGCATATCCATAGTTAGTTTTGGTATAATATGGAGTGTTCTTTGGGTGCTGTGATTCCATTTCTCGTGATTAAAAATGGTGTTGTAGAGAGAGCTTTGTAAATGCTAGAATTAATTGTGTTATATGTACTATGCATCTTAATGAGAAGTGCTGAGTGTTGCATTTCATAATGTTCGCATGCACATGATTTTACAGTAGCATGTTCATCAGAATCAGCCACTTTCTAAATGTGGAGCGGCAGAATTGATAGGTTTAGTTTTATTTAAATTCTACCCCTCTGCCAATCCCATAGTAGGCCAACTTTCTCTGTGCCCACCAGGACAATTTTtacatgtaggtaagtgtaaaaAGTTTAGGTAAAATTGCTAGTATACCTTGTTGCATATTATGTGTATCCCCAAACATTCCCCCTTTGTGGTATATAAATAGGATGGTTTTTCTGATTTATATTTTTAGAAGATTTGGATCCCTATCACAGTGACTCtttgcgtgcgtgtgtgtgtgtgtgtgtgtgcgcgcgcgcacttACTATTGTTTGGTTACAATTCTAGAGGAGACTTAGTTTTATTTTCTCATCAAGTGTTCTGGATAGCTCCTGGGTGGGATTTAACACTTTTTTCCACTTTTAAATTCACAGGAAGAACTCACAGATCAAATCAAGTTACTGCACCAGAGTATGTGTTTTTAATTTCCGAATTGGCAGGAGAGCAAAGATTTGCATCAATAGTTGCCAAAAGATTAGAGAGCTTGGTAAGACTGTTACATATAGCTCATAGTTAAAGAAATGTACCTAGTTTATTTTTGAGGCCAGAGATTGCTTGTATGTTTTAATTACAAAGGTATTATCTTGACAGGGAGCTCTCACTCATGGTgacagaagagcaacagaaactCGAGACCTTAGCAGGTTCAACTTCGACAACAAGGTGACATCTCCTTAGATGTTGGGGATGGGGGGGTTCATTAAAAACTGATTGCCACAATATTTGTACTGGGCAAAATGGAAAGCTACAAGTGCTGGTGGAGGAATTCTCTCCTGTTCTTCCTTTCTGAACTGTTGCCTTTTGCTTCTTTCTCTGCCTGCTGCTTGGGGAGGGAATGCTGTACTTTTTTACAGCACATCTAGATGACTGTTGGGTAAAGCTCTATGTTTTAACCCTAAGCAGTTTCACTGTCTTTCAGTCAATATGCAGAGCGTCTTGAACCTTGGGAAATGAGCATTTTAAAGGAGAAGTTAACAGACTGAGCTGTTACCATAGAGTACATTTTGTTAACGAAAAATTCATTagtatttttcccctttttcttcaTGCTCTAACATAATTGTAATTTTGAACTGTCAATGGAAAATCTATATGCAGGCAAAGTTTAAAAATAGTTCTTTAACCGCAGTGAATACCGATATGAGTACTATGATTCTGAGGCTTAAACCCATGCACAAAATTTGTACAGTTCTGTAACTTACTTTTTTTCTTAACAGTATGGCAGAAATGCTTTGGAGATAGTTATGAAATCTATTGTGAATTTAGATTCACCAATGGTGTCCCCACCTGCTGACTATCCTGGAGAATTTTTTAAAGGTAAACGAAGTTCACTGTTTCCTAATCCCTAGCTTTTGGTCTTTCTTTCTCAAACACATCTGTTTTTTGTAAATGGTAGCAAGTTAGATTTAAATTTAAAGAATTATTCTTGGTATCAAGTTGTTTAATTATGTTCATATTAACAATACAATTCTaatttgtttacatttgaaaGTTTTATGAACTAATTTTTAGCCCAAATGTGAGATCAGTTCCCACATGATAAATATAGCTGAATATAATTCCCATAAAATGATATATGGATATCGCTTGCTTAGGGAAAATTGGAGTTAAATTATCTTTAAATTGTGTTTTCCTGAAATGGGTACCAGTTTCAGGAAATGCTACAAGTCTTGTCTAGTTGTGGCTATTTAACCGTAGGATTACCAGTAACTGTTAAAATTTGCCTGGTTGTTGCCATTTTTCAAAACCGTATTTTACTCTTAGCATAAAGATCAGTCATATTTTAGATGTAATTATATAGAACTTATGGGGAGGTCAAAGCTTTAGAATTGGATGTTTGGGACAGAAGTGGGGGTTATCTGGTCCTCCAGAGATAGGACAACTGTATTTGTGTTagcttttttcattttcttggcAATGATATTTTTTAGAGTGCAGGACAAAAGTCATTTCAgttcttgtaatttttttttctccccttagATGTTCGGCAAGGATTAATAGGCGTGGGCCTAATAAATGTGGAAGACCGATCAGGAATTCTGACACTTGATAAAGGTATTGGTTTTGATATCTCTGTAGAATGTTGGTAACTAATTATTTATTGTCAAATCAGAAATAACCTTTTGTGATGATAAAACCACAAATGTGGCAGTGAGATTTGTGGTCAAAAATGGCACCTGGAATTTTTCTCTCATTAAGTCTCTAGACTTGAAGTTAATCTCCCAAATATGTGTTTTATTGCAAAAATACGTGTTTAGCTTTGATCCTTTTGAGAAATTTCACTGtcgttaattttttaaaacattttaattctaGTTCGGGTTTTTATGTCTATCAGTATTCTTTCCTAAACTGTGTGCTTTACACATCATATGTGATTCTTTTTAGATTACAACAATATAGGAAAATTCTTGAATAGAATTCTGGGTATGGAGGTGCATCAGCAGAATGCTTTATTCCAGTATTTCTCTGATACGTTAAATGCAGTTATACAAAATGCTAAGAAGAATGGAAGATATGACATGGGTATTTTAGGTAAGTaaataaaattttttttttccttttcttaatgCTCCTTAATCTGCTTCTCTTACATAAACTCTTATATTTGTTCTTTAAGATCTGGGTTCTGGCGATGAGAAGGTCAGAAAGGCAGATGCTAAGAAGTTTTTAACTCCAGGATACTCTACGTCTGGGCATGTAGAATTATACACAGTAAGTTAATTCCATGTTTTTTCAAAGTGCCTTACCTTTAGTTTTTCCTTTATCTGAGAAGTTTCAAATTAAAGGATTTTCAATTGAGACTTGACATCCCACTATGGAGGCTTATAAAACCTGTTACTAAAAGAATTAAGTTCCTTGACTTGTAAAAAGCACTGTTAAACTGTTTGACTTAATTGTTCCAAAATGTGATGTTGATGCACCCATGTTTTAATATCCCTCTAGATCAGCGTAGAAAGAGGAATGTCTTGGGAAGAAGCAACTAAGCTTTGGGCTGAGCAAACTGGACCAGATGATGGATTTTATTTATCTTCACAAGTGAGACTCTCTTATTAAAATGTTCTTTTCATATTTCTCAGATGCATTTTTAATCTCACTGAACAATTTTAGGGCTACCCCAGTAAACTCCAATAATTAAAATTTCTTTTACTTTAAATGTATAAAGTGAATATGttgagaagtttaaaaaaataatttattttcagtcCAATATAATCGCTTGTTTATCAGTTTAGAAAAATGCTTTCAAATTTTTATAAACCACAAAATCATTCTTAAAGTGAATTTGTCTAACTTTAATCATCAAGCACTGACAGAACTTAACACATTGTTTTATGTGGTTTTCATCTTTAGAGTGTGTGCTCATGCTGAATGCATGGAAAGCGGAGTATAAACTCAAACACTACTAGGGTGTGGATTTCTGGTGATCATAACACATCTCTTGGAAGCCAGTGCATTATCTTTCACCATGTGTCAAACTACCATTAAGACATGTTATTTACTACACCATAATACACACCTTGTCATGTCATATTGGTACTCTCTCTACTCATTATAGTTGTGGACCAATATGTGTATAAAAGAATTGTAATATATGTGGACAGTTTAAGTATACTTTGTGAAGTGATTTATTAGAATCTGGATAGCCATGCAACACCTCTACTTCTGTTCACATCTATTGAATGCATAATTATTTAGAGAAAAGACTGTCCATGTTTAAATTTGTAATATTTTTTCCAGATAAGAAATAATAAGAAAACTGCCATCTTGGTAAAGGAAGTAAATCCCAAAAAGAAGCTTTTCTTAGTATACAGACCAAACACT
Proteins encoded:
- the SBNO1 gene encoding protein strawberry notch homolog 1 isoform X2 is translated as MVEPGQDLLLAALSESGISPNDLFGIDPADMGLATPAPAVQQQPPSTTTFVLNQINQLPTLGTTIVMTKTTPVTTNRQTITVAKIIQTSTTTRPSVAAPAVRNTLTTTPSKDQIQLKDLLKNNSLNELMKLKPPPNIAQPVATAATDLSNGAVKKETSTKEVARIWINDVKMRSYSPTMKVPVIKEEEEPEEEDEEEMGHAETYAEYMPIKLKIGLRHPDPVVETSSLSSVTPPEVWYQTSISEESIDNGWLSALQLEAITYAAQQHETFLPNGDRAGFLIGDGAGVGKGRTIAGIIYENYLLGRKRAVWFSVSNDLKYDAERDLRDIGAKNILVHSLNKFKYGKISSKHNGSVKKGVIFATYSSLIGESQSGGKYKTRLKQLLHWCSDDFDGVIVFDECHKAKNLCPVGSSKPTKTGLAVLELQNKLPKARVVYASATGASEPRNMAYMNRLGIWGEGTPFREFSDFIQAVERRGVGAMEIVAMDMKLRGMYIARQLSFSGVTFKIEEVLLSQNYIKMYNKSVKLWVNAREKFQQAADLIDAEQRMKKSMWGQFWSAHQRFFKYLCIASKVKRVVQLAREEIKNGKCVVIGLQSTGEARTLEALEEGGGELNDFVSTAKGVLQSLIEKHFPAPDRKKLFSLLGIDLTAQSNNNSPRDSPCKENKMKKRKGEEITRETKKARKTSGLAGSSSDESESESDASDIEESDNESSKFLSSGDDDDFNPFRDESSEDDEDDPWLIRKDHKKNKDKKKKKSIDPDSIQSALLASGLGSKRPSSFSSSAVTTASSTNTSANSHTNSSFVTSQDAVERAQQMKKELLDKLEKLAEDLPPNTLDELIDALGGPENVAEMTGRKGRVVSNDDGSISYESRSELDVPVEILNITEKQRFMDGDKNIAIISEAASSGISLQADRRAKNQRRRVHMTLELPWSADRAIQQFGRTHRSNQVTAPEYVFLISELAGEQRFASIVAKRLESLGALTHGDRRATETRDLSRFNFDNKYGRNALEIVMKSIVNLDSPMVSPPADYPGEFFKDVRQGLIGVGLINVEDRSGILTLDKDYNNIGKFLNRILGMEVHQQNALFQYFSDTLNAVIQNAKKNGRYDMGILDLGSGDEKVRKADAKKFLTPGYSTSGHVELYTISVERGMSWEEATKLWAEQTGPDDGFYLSSQIRNNKKTAILVKEVNPKKKLFLVYRPNTGKQLKLETYSDLKKKYKKVPSEDALPHWLEQYSSSADTCTHAYWRGNCKKASLGLVCEVGLRCRTYFVLCGSVLSVWTKVEGVLASVSGTNVKMQIVRLRAEDGQRIVGLLIPANCVSPLVNLLSTSDQSQQLAVQQQQIWQQHHPQSITNFNNA